The genomic segment CAGTGCACTCTGTCCCACAATATGGAAGCAAAGTGTGCAATGAAGGGATGACACTAGTGTAAATCCCCTTAATTCTTTAAATCCCCCTTTGATTTCgatagttgttttttattctagAATACACTAATTTGAAATGATCAGACGGGTTTTGTGCCAAGAGGTGGTCCCCTAATACCTACTGTTACCTTCTGCTTCAGTTGAAAGCCACCATCAACTCACAGCAATTCCAGCTTCAAAGTAAATGTACGTATTTTGGATTTCTCAGCGTGAGAAATACAAGGTATGGCGTGTCAGTGTTTGAACTGGTTGATATGCATAAGTAGAACAGTCAAAACATTAGACATGGCAGCTTTGTAGATGGTCTATATAATCAGGGTTGGAGAACAAATTAGTTTTCAAAAAGATGACAACAGGCTGCCTAGGCCAGAAGATCAAAATATGAAGGGAATGGTCGTCACGCAACACACCAATGAAATCAGTACCCAGGACCTCATACCGCATGAGGACCACATGCCTGCTAGAGCGCTGTAATAAAGTCCAGGCTTCAAGAAAGCCATGTAGAAACCATGTTGACATGAAGTTATGACTGCAGTCAGTTTTGGCTGCAATCGTTTGGCTACGCAACGCTTCGGCTATACCATTGAGAGACATCGAAATCACACTTGCTCATCTTCCATTAGAAGTAACCAGCAGGGCTGCCAAGTTTTCAGAAAACCTAGTAGTGAGATATGAGCGGCACATTTGTTTGGGGTACATTTTGGGTCACCACCATTTTAAAAACCTGCCCAAAGGTTTCGAATTTGTATCCCACAACTCCAAACAGATACTCCAGAAAGGCACATGCCTTTGACCCAAAAAAATggatttatgttattatttattcataataataacatatattttttatgttattattatgaaatATTATTTATCCGTTGAAGGTCAAATTAATTTGTTAGTTTAAAGTAACCCACACTCATTTCAggtatgttatttttttcaaaatggaGTTTGACCAATAGATATATTtaagaatacatttttattgggTAGTAAGGGTTGTTGTTGCACCGGGGCCTTTAATGCCCTACTTAAGCCACTATCCACTTGCCACATCTTATGATGATGGAAAGCAATTAACGTTGCCCCCGTTATTTTACTTACTATCAAAATGACTGTTGGTTGATCGGAACAATAGGAATGCTTGAACTCAGTATTACAGCGTGTTGTCACTACCACGGTCAGTGTGACTCTAGGCCGAGCTCAGTGCGCTCTGCTCTGTCTGATTAAGTCGGGATCAAAGAGCCCTGCATGGTTCAAACCGCAGCTTGGGTGGGCATCGTATGATAATATGCCGAAATAGGTTGTAATTTCAGAAGTAGGATTTGTggcgtgagagtgtgtgaaaAGGGTCATTTGCGTGAGTCTAACACCCAATGTGTGAGAGTTGGCTGTTCAGTAATAAATAATGACACATATAGGGTGTATATTATAGGGTGGTGTTTTAACCGGCTGATGATCCCTTAATAAACGCATCACAATGCCACACCAAACAAACTACACCCCGTCTGGGCTAACTGAGTACGACAACTTTAGAAAGTGACAAATGACTCCTgattccccctcctctccaaatCCTTTGTTTTGTACTCACCGTCACCCTGGTGTCACCCACAGACGCTGCGTCGCTGCTACAGCCGTGTCAAGGAGCACGGCATCGGAAAGAGGAAGAGCAGCTACTCCATCGAGCAGCTGGAGAAGGTGTTCGGCCAGGGGGGGTGGGACTCCCAGGGAGGCTGCGCCCCCGTGCTCATCAACAGCAGCGGGCTGTACCAGGAGATGGAGTCGGACTCCAGCGCCCTGGAGGACTTCTCCCAGGAGGACTGGTGCAACCAGGTGCTGGCCTCAGCCTTCCAGGAGGGAGACATGGAGGCTGGTGAGAGAGTCGGGGTGGGATTTGGTCGAAAGTGGTGTTTAGAGCCCTGTCCGAattccccccccttcccctagATTTGAGCCCTTACCCAGATTTTGCACGTTCCCGCGAAGGGGGAGGGTGTCCCAATACTTAAGGGAGCAAGGGGGAGTACTGTTTTTCCCTTAAAATCATCCCTTGAATGCTAGCCAGCTCAGTAGCTGTCTTGCAGCTAAGGGCACTCAAAGCAAGCGTTCTTGTTAAGGGGAGAGAAATGGGACTGGGCCTAAAAGTCGGGTTGATTTTGTTGTGAGaagaaatattattattttttgctatAAGATACTTACATTACAGATACTTACATTACAGATATTTCAATTGCATGTGAATTACAGATTTGCTGCAAGTCAACTGATTGTATAATGAGCCGAGTAAGTTCAGATATAAAGCATGATACTCCTCTCTAGTGTTGTGTTTGTCTACGTTACAATAGTTTTCTTTGATAGCTATCATGTGAGGCCTCCTGCTTTTGTTAACCCAGCCAGGGTAGTTAATGTCATTTCATCTCTCCTCCAGTAACGTATCAATACTCTGACGTAATAGATAATCAGTATAACAAAGGTACTCAATGTCATGGCCACAACttaatcactgtgtgtgtgtacgtgagtgcgcatttgtttgtgtgtatgtgtgcgcgtacaATTGAGTAGTACAGGAATAATGACGTTTGACCTCTTAATGCTTCTGTCCCCTCCAGAGGAAATCCAGGTGCCTAAAAACAGAGTTCTCCATTTTCAAGCCGAGATCTCAGAAAAAACGCAGTAAGTTTCAAGTTTGATTCAATGTAGAACACGTTGTTGTTGCATTAACCTGGATCTCTCTGCGTGCGTGCGGACAGAGAAACATAACATGACCTTTAGTTTCCTCCGTGTTTTGTTCCGACATCGTCATCTCCCTAACAGGAAGCGGGAGACCATGCGTAACGTGGTGCGCATCCTGGAGTCGGTGCAGCTCAAGTGGGAGCACTTCCAGACGTGGACCGAGTTCTCGCGGCTGCACCTCTCCAACAAGCTGGCCATCTTCGGCGTGGGCTACAACACGCGCTGGCGGGAGGACGTGCGCTACCACCACGCCGAGATCAGCTCGCAGGTGCCGCTGGGCAAGCGGCTGCGCGAGTTCTTCAACCCCGAGAAGCCCGAGGGCCGCGTGGTCATGACCAAGGTGCAGAAGATGAACTGGAAGAACGTCTACTACAAGTTCCTGGACATCACCATCAGCGAGGCGCGCTGCCTGGAGCTGCACATGGAGGTGGACTGGATCCACGTGGCGCAGACGCGAGCGGCGGGCAGCGCCGCGGGGGTGTGCCAGTACCTGCTGCCGGGGGACGTCCCCAAGACCTACGGACTGTACGCCGTGGGCTACGAGGCCGTCGACGGGCTGACGCCGGCCGCAGACGCAAGCGCTCCGTGGTTGGGAGATAACCGGGGAGTGGAGGACATGGAAGCGGTGGCGGCTGTGGCGACGGCGGTGGGGTTGGGAGACAGGACCAGGGGACCCGGGATCACGTACTGCTATCTGGGCATAGCGGAGGACAGGACCCTGCAGCAGTCCCTGCTCTACCACTTCCAGGGCGTCGGCAAGCAGTTCTTGCACGGCGAGCCCTCGGGTGTCACACGCTTCCTGCAGGAGAACtgtcggggtggtggtgggggcggtggtggaggtgggggtggtggtggaggaggtggtggtggaggtggtggtggtggtggtggcggcggggaAGGCTTGCATCATCGGGCCGCAGTTTACGTCAAGTttgtggaggtggagctggacttCCTTTCGGCGGGCTCCCTGGTGGAGTGCTTAGAAACTGCCGTGGGCTATTCTTTGAAGTACAACAAAAAGGAGCCCTTTTGATGGGCACATAGTGGGATTTTGTTGTTCTCGGACAGGGGATTGAATCTCGTTTAGGAAAGAGAAAAGGTGTTGGAAGAGGTTTGTGACcaattttgtctgttatgaGGCATTGCTGTTTTGCTTCCTTTGCCTATTCAATGTTTATCTTATTATATGAACGCACAATGCAGCAAATGCACCATGGAACACTGgctaaggttttttttttttttacaaatcgtttaattaaaaaaaaaatcataatcgaCCAAAAATCCACTTcagctactttttttttttacatcaaaaCAGTTTGCCTGAATGGACTGCATTGAATATTGCTAAAAACACATTATTATAACCTCAAATTTAGCAGTGATTCACGAATGGAAGGCCTACATGGCACTATTTCATGTGAATGCATTTTTAGAATGGGATTTTTGTTAAAAAACCCACAAATGTATCCTTATACATTTCAACGTTGGCTTAGTGTAAACATAGTGTATGTACTAGGTTATGAATTATTTCAGGCAGCATATGCACTATAATTATTGGACGGGTATTGTGCCATCAGGGAGTGAGGTGTCGGGTGACTTGTTGAAGTGTTGTATGCATCCGTCTACCTCTTCAGAGCCTCAGTGTACTTCACTTTAAACATGCATATGCAAGATGTTGGTTGTGCTGGTCCTCATGAACTGGAATGCATGCACCCGTGAAGTACAATACCTACATTAACCTTTAGGGGGCAGTATACCGCCGGTCATATCCAGTATGTTTTTACTGTAGAAATGACCCAAAGCAGTTCATGCACATCAGACACAGAACTTAGGGAATTACGATCTGAATTCAGTCTGGGATTTTAGGGGGCATTGATGAATGTATACCATGTGAAAGCAGATCCATGACTTCAGTAAATAGTTTCCTAAATCCCACAATAAGACAAAAA from the Gadus macrocephalus chromosome 7, ASM3116895v1 genome contains:
- the LOC132461775 gene encoding myb/SANT-like DNA-binding domain-containing protein 2, with translation MAASSNTEHSLDISTPLKIPKTEVPSPESEDLSDSNHYHSNPSTPNRFSPLNVSSGSAGRSGLASSSNSFTACRGMSWTPSETNALIAVWGNERLTEARMQQLEVAGTVFSGKAPGPAMYERVSRALAELGYERTPSQCRERMKTLRRCYSRVKEHGIGKRKSSYSIEQLEKVFGQGGWDSQGGCAPVLINSSGLYQEMESDSSALEDFSQEDWCNQVLASAFQEGDMEAEEIQVPKNRVLHFQAEISEKTQKRETMRNVVRILESVQLKWEHFQTWTEFSRLHLSNKLAIFGVGYNTRWREDVRYHHAEISSQVPLGKRLREFFNPEKPEGRVVMTKVQKMNWKNVYYKFLDITISEARCLELHMEVDWIHVAQTRAAGSAAGVCQYLLPGDVPKTYGLYAVGYEAVDGLTPAADASAPWLGDNRGVEDMEAVAAVATAVGLGDRTRGPGITYCYLGIAEDRTLQQSLLYHFQGVGKQFLHGEPSGVTRFLQENCRGGGGGGGGGGGGLHHRAAVYVKFVEVELDFLSAGSLVECLETAVGYSLKYNKKEPF